The proteins below are encoded in one region of Amycolatopsis acidiphila:
- a CDS encoding ferredoxin--NADP reductase, which translates to MPEIHTLTVAEVVTETPDAHSVVFELTPEQAEAFRYRPGQFLTLKVGTAARCYSLSSAPHEGSRLKVTVKRTDGGYGSNWICDNIRAGARVEVLAPAGVFTPKDLDENLLLFAGGSGITPVMSILKTALRQGNGRITLLYANRDERSVIFAGELAALSREFAGRLTVLHWLESVQGLPTVEQLRTLAQPFAEFEAFLCGPAPFMAAAKQALKDFGLPKNRIHLEKFVSLGGDPFATQAPAPESGETTALRVDLDGTQHEFTWPRQRKLLDFLLDKGLDAPYSCREGQCSACACRIVSGEVKMLDNEILDSEDIADGIVLACQSVPLTDAVSVTYE; encoded by the coding sequence ATGCCTGAGATCCACACGCTCACCGTCGCCGAGGTGGTCACCGAAACCCCGGACGCGCACTCGGTGGTGTTCGAGCTGACACCGGAGCAGGCGGAGGCTTTCCGTTACCGGCCAGGGCAATTCCTCACGTTGAAGGTAGGCACGGCCGCACGGTGCTACTCCCTTTCGAGCGCACCCCACGAGGGTTCGCGGCTCAAGGTGACGGTGAAGCGCACGGACGGCGGGTATGGTTCGAATTGGATTTGCGACAACATCCGCGCCGGGGCTAGAGTCGAGGTGCTCGCCCCCGCGGGGGTCTTCACGCCGAAGGACCTCGACGAGAACCTGCTGCTGTTCGCCGGCGGCAGCGGGATCACGCCGGTCATGTCGATCCTCAAAACCGCGCTGCGGCAGGGAAACGGCCGGATCACTCTGCTCTACGCCAACCGCGACGAGCGGTCGGTGATCTTCGCCGGGGAACTGGCCGCGCTGTCCCGGGAGTTCGCCGGGAGGCTGACGGTTCTCCACTGGCTGGAGAGCGTGCAGGGGCTGCCGACGGTCGAACAGTTGCGAACGCTCGCGCAACCGTTCGCCGAGTTCGAGGCATTCCTCTGTGGACCGGCACCGTTCATGGCGGCCGCGAAGCAGGCGCTCAAGGACTTCGGGCTGCCGAAGAACCGGATCCACCTGGAGAAGTTCGTCTCGCTCGGCGGTGACCCGTTCGCCACCCAGGCCCCCGCGCCCGAGAGCGGCGAGACGACCGCGCTGCGGGTCGACCTCGACGGCACGCAGCACGAGTTCACCTGGCCTCGCCAGCGGAAGCTGCTCGACTTCCTGCTGGACAAGGGCTTGGACGCGCCGTACTCCTGCCGCGAGGGCCAGTGCAGCGCGTGCGCCTGCCGGATCGTCTCCGGCGAGGTGAAGATGCTTGACAACGAAATATTGGACTCCGAGGACATCGCCGACGGCATCGTGCTCGCCTGCCAGTCGGTGCCGCTGACCGACGCGGTGTCGGTCACCTACGAGTAG